The Entelurus aequoreus isolate RoL-2023_Sb linkage group LG11, RoL_Eaeq_v1.1, whole genome shotgun sequence genome includes the window accattAAAGCATCAATTAAAAAACCTTACTACAAGCTCAACtacgactgggatttgaacccaggaccttgtgCTTTGCAAAATAAGTTTTACTGACCAGCGCCACAGGAGCCACTAAATCCAACTTGTGCAAATCTGTTCTCATATCAGTAACAGAGCATGGCGTGGGCAGGAATATGTTTGGGGTAACATTTCATATGAAGcaccttgtcattcaataatttacagtAATCCcaacaggcacaagacattgatacaacattgattatacaaaCTGaccttgaaacaacgttgcaaaatagttgtatttgtgatctgagacaacgttgatgtccagtGTTGGATCCATGTTGCTGGTTGGTaaacgaccaaatttcaaaggtcaaatcaacgtcacaacctgacattgaataaatgttgtcaaaaagcatgtcgtttgaacgttgtattcgtgttgtagaaaattggttgggaaatgaccaagattcaatggtcaagtcaacgtcagaacccaacattgattaaatgtcgtcaaaaagcatgttgtttcaatgttatatttgatttgctcaacgtcaggacctaaatcAACAATTTCTCAAtgctgttttaatgtcttgtgttgCTGGTTATTTGACATGCGCTTCTTCACACAAAACGGGATCCCCCAAAGATTAAGAGGCCCTACACAAAAGGTGTTCTGCTTTAAGGGCTGGGCAGCCTGAAATTATATCTGAATGAACAGAATATCACCTGACTGACATGACAAGAGACAATTTACATAAAGGCTGTCCACATCGCTATTATACCAACAGCgtttcacatcaatttcattcaGGTGATCATTCAGTATGATTTAATGTTAATTTCATGTTGACAGCACAGTTTGTATCGGATGATGTTTTAAAGTAAGTAAAAGTGGACTTTGTCTGGAGTTGTAGCGGGCTGGAcatgaccaaagatcgtatattAGAGAGGATGATCACGTTCATGGCGATGTACAGCGCATACAATGTCCTACACAAAGTCAGTCatctcttcttctttttgtcacttCAAAAAATACAGAGGAAATGACCTgggtgtcctcaatggtagttatgGCTATGAGCACGGCAGTACTTTTCTCTCATTGAAATTAAAGGCAAGAATGTTTATGTAACATGCACACTATGTCCAGGAAAAAAGTGTTTATCCACAACTGTTTTAAGCAACTTAAATCGCGCCTCAACCGCATCAACACATGCCAACACGACACTTGTTGCTGCTGCTAACCCAACTCCAAGCCCAAATGATTATATCTTTTTATCatattcatcacattttggaatttggattaatcatgattaatcacaggtgagtactcgcttgcataattaaaattagcttaagaaaagaccccaatatcggtacacaaatgcaatttcattgtcagaatgtcatccaggaatgtttttaaaagttttattcgaatgcatgtcatttattgcaCCAAATttgctaacagttttatctaaagttctttcaggctgtattttggtacACAGGTGCAGAGAATTGCACTACTAAAAGGCCAAATGTTGCTTTGTGTTTTTTACCtaagtttacatttttggtaccgtattgggttttgtacttttaatatttaattttgtTACTTTACGAAATATTTTTATTGCTATGCACTGCAATTTATTGAGTTCAGATGAATGCCAAATGGTGCATAATActctatatattgtttttattcttcaATCAGTTAATATTAACATATTTGACATTAAAGATGTTATCGAACGTAATTGCGTAtgaaatactattattattattattatatatggagTTATATTTGTGCCATTACTGTGAGGTCGCAAATATTTACATTTGCAAGCACATACAcacttttttgaaaataaattacacattACGCAATTACACATTAATTAAGCACAAATACCTTTTTATAATCGCTCAAACAATTTTATTATTCACTTGAGTGTAATTTCTTCTCAAAATAGCATGTATATGCTCACaaaattaatgtttctgtgcttAAAATCTGCTTTTGCGACCTCACAATTATGGCACAAAATATAGCTCCATATAATGACAGCTGTTACAAATAATACATGAGATCAGTATTGATATCAGTCATctaactcatggatgatcggtatctgaATCGACAGCGTAAATGCCTGATTGGTTATCAAAGCCGCTATAGAGCGAAGATTGAAACACAAAAGACAtccaaaaaaaatcagttttcttttttttttaatctgacaaAAAGAATGCACCTGCTCCTGAAAAGTACAGAGTAttctagaaaaaaaaaacctgaatgcACAGTTTACAGACGTCTTGAGGCACTTGGAATCataaaccaagaaacacaaattcCCTTTCTGAAGGAGAAAACAAAAGTACATCTTTGGTCCAGGAagtcattttacaaaaataaaagctCAATGTATGAAAATAGGCTCGGCAGTTTTGCCTCCTAAAGATTGTTTACTTATATAActcttcacctttttttgtttgttaaataaaaaaatgaccagCAGATGTTAGGAGTTGGCTCAATCGGACATACAGCAGAATAGGATCAAGTTTTTAATCACATTTGGCAAACTTCTTTTTGTGTCCGACGctctttctgtaaaaaaaaaaaaaaaaggatagaaAAGTCATCCTTCTGATCTCAGCTGCAGGGCAGCCATGTCTGATAGGAAGTCGCGCACGGCGACATGTGCGGCGCCTGCACGTGCGCGACGTAGTAATTGCTGAAGTTGATGTCCCGCACGTACGGCGCCGGCTGGTAGTAACACGTAACGTTCGTCACCGTGGGGATGGCGTTCTGCTCAGCCAGCGCCTTCAGCGCCAGCGTGGAGATGAGGTTGAGCGTCTGGCGCCGCTCGTGGCCCATCAGGCACACGGTGCTCTCGTTCACCACCTGGTGCAGCGTCATCAGGCACTCGTATCGTTTGTGCTCCATGCCGGCGAAGTGGTTTTGAAGGTAGGCCTCCAGTTTCCTCTGCTGCTCGCCGATGTCGGAGAAGTCGATGAAGAAGCGCGAGCACATGTAGCGCTGCATGTGCTTCATGTCCGCCTCAGAGTTGGGCCGGAACCCTcgcaccagcagatggcagtactTCAACAAGCCGCCCCCTCGGATTTCTTCGGGGCTTCGCGTGGCTATTTTCCTCTGACACAAGTGATCCATGGCCTCCCGGAAGTTGCCGTACACGCTCTCGCCGATCACCGTGGGGTGAAAGCTCTCCGACATGGGCGTCTCCGAGCAGCGGTCGAACAGCAGCAGCGAGTCGAGGCAAATCTGGAAGGAGTCCACGCTGAACTCAAACTGCCGCCTCAAAGAGTCCACAAATTTAAGCTCCACGTTCTTGCCTGTGTTGTTGGACAGCGAGATGAGGCTCCAGCGGTCCGTGTCGTTGCAGACTTTCACCAGTTTCTGCACATACGCCTCTTTGAGGGTCAGCGCCGTGATGCGCTCCTTGGAGACGCCGGCGGGGAGGAAGTCGAACAGGCAGTCCAGCACCACGTCCTTCACCAGACGGAAGGCCTGGTCGTCCTTTAGCGACACGCCGAAGATCAGGTCCAGGTCCTTGTAGCCCAGACCGGTGTCCTGGTGCAGAACGTGGCTGGCGGCCGAGCCGTTCAGCCGCACGTCTTTGACGCACACGCCTTTGTCCTCCAGCCGAGCCCGCACCACCTGGACAAGGCACAGTGAAGATGGCCCTCTTATATGACATTTCAACAGAATCAGCTTGGGTTTGAATGAAAGCCATGAAGGACAAACACAAACGTCGCTGCATACAGTCTCACCtcatcaaacacacacacgcacacacacacacacacacgcacacacaaaactTATATTTTCCGTCAGACTCTCCACACTGGCGGGTGGTTAAAACGAAAACCTTTGCTTTGTGGCTTAACTTCCCAGCCTGTGGGTCATTAGGGGTCAGAAACGTTTCCCTTCCCCTCCTCTAGTGACCTGGAAAACGGTTTAACGAAAGCGTTTTACCACACACGATGAGCAACATCCACCGCTtggaaaaacttcttttttttaacttgtttacaaGACGtgtcttttttaaattgttgttatattatcctctctctagacttTTAATAATCTACTTGAAAATGTCCTGtttttattgatgtatttattatattttttatgtgaTTATATTTTATAGTATTACTCATTTTTTactgatttatttattgtactgtatgtaatatttatatcaatattattttatattattattattgatttccTGTTTCCTGCTGCAAcgaggttctatctacacttcttaaagttctctaagcacttatttcttgctgTTTCTTGGCAGTTAGCTTGGCTACTAGCATCCTGGTTTGCTCTGGGTGTGTAACATGTTCAGCCTCATGCTCCAGTGATCATGGTATACGTGATAATGATATTTAATGCATCTTATTTGCTGCAATGAAGGTGATCATTAGTCCTTTAGGGGAGCGGcttcacactgtgtatggagactaggGTTGCGCGACATAGACAATATATGATGTAAATGACATAAATTTGGCCGACTATAGAGTTTTTAATAGTAccgttatattgtgataatgcattttGATGACACATTCTTGCAATGTCCTGCAAATTCGACAGCGACAAGCCTCCTTGCTATCGGCTAACGCCCTTCCACAGTGCAAAGctacttattttgtttctttGACGTAGCTTTATCATtgaaggacgaggaatagctgaacataTTGTTACACAACATAGATGCTAATCACAAGCTAGaggtcttgaatgtaaacaaaggtggatgGATTGAtataaatatcgacagtaacaataTCAACGAGGATAGTATCAGGTCGATACCACAGtggttagattgatattttttaactatggaaaaatattgtagtttttgttacagtttacaaactcaggaaataagtccctggggCTTTAAAggcagaaaaaaaaatttttaattcagAGTCAACAAGAcaacataattttataatttAATTGACGTTGTTACACCACCATAAGTTTGTTTttatctgattataattgtgaccaATTAGTCCAAACTAACCCTGTAACTACTGggttattggattgatacccaaatgtgtagtatcacccaaaactaatttaaagtatCAACAAAAGaagaagtgtttattacattttcacagaagtgtagatagaaccatgttacaacagaaagtaaccagttgttaacagtaaattaacaagtagattaataatagttttgacaaaataatacaactggaaatgacacgacatgttaccgcatacgtcagcagctaaattaggagcctttgtaacccgttttggaTTCTATTATCATTTAGACACCAAATAATGTAtggtgatatatattgttataacaGGAGGCTGTAATATATATCGCTTTATCAATTTTCATCCCAAAAGTACACACATacttagctgctagctgcttgtcagccgggggtaTAAATACAGTGTGAGCGGCCTTTGTTACCGTCAGTAAACTGAATTAATCAGCAATGCCAATCACATACTCAACCTAAATTTCCCCCCGGGGATCAATAaagtgtctatctatctatctatctatctatctatctatctatcatactTTCTCAGGAAAAACGCCCGATCGTTCGGCACATCCATAGTATcatgatccaaagcataccacacCGTTACTCCATCACTAGGGTCAGTCATGAAACAGCCTGTAGTAAACTCTTCCTTTATGCAACTGCCTAACGCAATcccacttcttcttctactgacCTGTCAGATTTGCGTCTGTCATCTGATCACCACGAGAGAGAGTTACCAAGGGGGATCTATTTATACATACTAGGTCAGGCTACAGTACAGACAACcccgtttttttgtgtgtttttttcttctcTAAGGCAACCCCTTTTCGCACGAACGAAAACAGCACAATGACTCAGCCCGAGAGCAAACCAGGGAGGAATTTAGAGTCCGGCAGGCGTTGAGGTCACATCCTGGAATGTGGACTCTCCGATTTACATTGGGCTTCTTGCCGGGGCAGCGGGGAGCATGAAATCCTAGCAGGGACGCACGGCTTACCTTATATAGTAAGTCCCAGGAAAACTATTCTCACTGCTGGGGATCCATATTCCTACTCAAGGGAATTTTTATTTGAGCTGAGGCCAAGCATATGCCCCCAAGCTGCATGCATGCTTCCTGCATGGCTCAATGGAGCATTCATCTTTCCATAACCTCAAGTATGAGCTCATGTGCTCATGCTGGGTTGTGTCAACGTGGGGACAGGCTGACTGAGACTGCATTAGTggaattttgacagaaaagcagATACAAGTCTGTCTGGACTGgcacggggggggggggcataagTCAGACACCGGAATAGCAGGGGAGTGAGATGTCTGCTTCATACATTCTAGGAGCCATCTTTGTCACTTCTTGGATGTTCTGTGCAAACATGCTATTAACTCATATTGACTTTTCCAAATTCAACGAATTCAACAAGCACTCTGTGTCATTTCATGCATTCATACTAGAGCATGAttacctttttttaattattgttgtgggtttttttgttagttttttttacctggACAATCTGTCTGGGGCTCATGGACAGGGTGGGGAAGTTCCCACGGCCGTGGATGGGCACAGCCTCCCCCAGGATGGAGTCCAAACGCCGCACCTGATCCCAGGACAACACGCAGAAACGCCGGCTGTGATCCGAAGAAGAATCCCCGCTCTCCATGGCGATGGACGAGAGGTaattttaaaaaaggagaaacaaaaaacaactgtCCTCCTGTAGGATAGTCCTCGTAGTTTGTTCCGGCGGGTACTTCTTGGGCTTCTTCTGGAGTTGGGTGAGGAGGATGTGGTGCCAGCCGGTGTGCGCCGAGAAGTCCGCCCCAGCCAGCCAGGAGCAGATTCATAAGGAAAGTCTCCTGCGTTCAAAGGCTCCTCCCTCATTAGCATGGAGCCCTCTGATTGGCTGCTGTGTTTGGTCATTGAGCGCATGCCTGCAGGAAACACCCTGCGTGTGACGTCGCTACCGCCTCCCCTGACGtgtagtcaggggaggcaggtgaggcggggcctcacgtgccatcatggaaagaaaaaaaatgtaaaaacaaaaaaaaaattaattttttatatcTATC containing:
- the LOC133660672 gene encoding terminal nucleotidyltransferase 5A-like, with amino-acid sequence MESGDSSSDHSRRFCVLSWDQVRRLDSILGEAVPIHGRGNFPTLSMSPRQIVQVVRARLEDKGVCVKDVRLNGSAASHVLHQDTGLGYKDLDLIFGVSLKDDQAFRLVKDVVLDCLFDFLPAGVSKERITALTLKEAYVQKLVKVCNDTDRWSLISLSNNTGKNVELKFVDSLRRQFEFSVDSFQICLDSLLLFDRCSETPMSESFHPTVIGESVYGNFREAMDHLCQRKIATRSPEEIRGGGLLKYCHLLVRGFRPNSEADMKHMQRYMCSRFFIDFSDIGEQQRKLEAYLQNHFAGMEHKRYECLMTLHQVVNESTVCLMGHERRQTLNLISTLALKALAEQNAIPTVTNVTCYYQPAPYVRDINFSNYYVAHVQAPHMSPCATSYQTWLPCS